One bacterium DNA window includes the following coding sequences:
- a CDS encoding HEPN domain-containing protein, which yields MSEYAEKTLRECFHPKAGKPNLRRIPVNTERVKQHINKAHNNLRAMKIMSDNDLFDWAIICGYYAMYHAVLASLFRIGIQARAHYCAIAAFKKFYVERGKVKPEYIDYIKKAKQLEQKYSETLEKAQENRVVEQYGVETVTNDDAEWIIEDAEDFVLKIEEVIAE from the coding sequence ATGTCTGAATACGCAGAGAAAACCTTGCGTGAATGTTTCCATCCTAAAGCGGGAAAGCCCAATCTTCGCAGAATACCTGTAAATACCGAAAGAGTTAAACAACACATCAATAAAGCGCATAATAATTTGCGAGCTATGAAGATAATGTCTGATAATGATTTATTTGATTGGGCCATCATTTGCGGCTATTATGCCATGTATCATGCAGTACTAGCATCATTGTTTAGGATAGGCATCCAGGCAAGAGCTCATTATTGCGCGATAGCAGCCTTTAAGAAATTTTATGTTGAGCGCGGCAAGGTAAAGCCAGAATATATCGACTATATTAAAAAGGCAAAACAGCTTGAACAGAAGTATTCAGAAACATTGGAGAAAGCGCAGGAAAACAGAGTTGTTGAACAATATGGCGTTGAGACTGTTACTAATGATGATGCAGAATGGATCATAGAGGATGCCGAGGATTTTGTTCTCAAAATAGAAGAAGTGATAGCTGAATAG
- a CDS encoding recombinase family protein, whose protein sequence is MFIGYARVSTHDQNLDLQKDALEKAGCKKIYVEQMSGSSRIRPELEKTLEMLRSGDTLVVWRLDRLGRSLKHLIELITKLEQREIGFKSLMESMDTTTSGGKLVFHIFGALAEFEHNLIRERTSAGLAAARARGRNGGRPLKLNEKKRELAIKLYNERERSIKEICQIMGISKPTLYTYIHKHDKEKS, encoded by the coding sequence ATGTTTATTGGCTATGCTAGAGTTTCGACACATGATCAGAATCTTGATTTGCAAAAGGATGCGCTTGAAAAAGCCGGATGTAAGAAGATATATGTAGAGCAAATGTCCGGCAGTTCACGTATTAGGCCGGAATTAGAAAAAACACTGGAAATGCTTCGCAGTGGAGATACTTTGGTTGTTTGGCGTTTAGATCGTTTGGGACGTTCTCTAAAACATCTTATCGAACTGATCACAAAATTAGAGCAGAGAGAGATTGGCTTTAAAAGCCTGATGGAATCTATGGATACAACCACTTCCGGAGGAAAATTAGTTTTCCATATTTTTGGAGCCCTTGCTGAGTTTGAACATAATTTAATCAGGGAGAGAACAAGCGCAGGATTAGCTGCTGCCAGGGCAAGAGGGCGTAACGGAGGAAGACCGCTAAAACTTAATGAGAAAAAAAGAGAACTAGCAATTAAACTTTACAACGAAAGAGAACGTTCTATAAAAGAAATATGCCAGATTATGGGTATCTCAAAACCAACACTTTATACTTATATACACAAACATGATAAAGAAAAATCTTAA